The genomic region TTGTGGGATTGAAAGAATAATTCCCGTTCTCCTGCACCTGCAGATGACTTCTGCCTGCCCAGACTGAAAGGGCTCATTCCCGAAGGACATACAGCTGTTTTCAGGTATGCGCAAAATACGTGCCATTCTGGATCCGGGATAAAACAACTGCTGTTTTGCGACGTAAAAGCACAATGGTTATCCCTTTTTGGATGCCAGCCTTCTTGAATGATCTCCATCCTGTATGTGGATGATGACCCTGCACTGCTCAGTCTCTGCCAAATTTTTCTGGAGCGGGCCGGGGATTTCAGGGTAGATACTCTCGATTCAGCGGTTGAAATTCCCCGCATAATAAAAGAAAAACAGTACGATGCCATCATCTCCGATTACCAGATGCCGGAGATGGACGGGATCACGCTCCTCAAGACCCTCCGTGCAGAGGGCAGCGGAATCCCGTTTGTCCTCTTTACCGGCAGGGGCCGGGAAGAGGTTGTGATCGAAGCCCTCAACAACGGGGCGGATTTTTATCTCCAGAAAGGAGGTGCCCCGAAAGCCCAGTTCGCAGAGCTTGCCCACAAAGTGCGCCAGGCTGTGGGAAAGCAAAAAACAGAAGAGGACCTGCGGGCGTCGGAGAAGCGGTTGGCGGATATCATCAACTTCCTTCCCGATCCAACGTTTGCCATCGATCGCGACAGGAAAGTAATCGCCTGGAACCGGGCCATGGAAGACTTAACCGGCGCAGGAGCCGCAGAGATGATCGGGAAAGGAAAACAGGAATACTCCATCCCGCTCTATGGCCACTGCCGGCCGCTTCTCATCGATCTCATCTTCGAACCGGAGGACCGGATTGCACAACAGTACTATGGGATTATCCGGGAAAACGATGTTCTTATCGCCGAAACAGATCTTCCCGATCTCAAAGGATCGCCGCGTATTCTTATGGGCAAGGCAAGCCCGCTCTACAGTCCCGATGGAGAGATCATCGGTTCCATCGAATCGATCCGGGACATAACGTCCATAAAAAAAGCCGAGCGCGAGTTGCGCTCTGCCTATGAGGAGATCGCTGCAGCGGAAGAAGAGCTCAGGGGGCAGTTCGATGCCCTTGCACAGAACGAGAGGAGTCTCCGGGAGAGCGAAGCCCGGTTCCGCCAGCTCTCGGAGACCATGACCGCGAGCATATTTGTCTTCCGGAAAAAGCTCCTGTACGCAAACCCTGCAGCCGAAGTCCTGACGGGATTTTCCCGGGATGAACTTCTGTCCATGGACTTCTGGGAATTCGTTCATCCCGATTTCCGGAACAAAGTAAAAAACAAGGGTATCCTGATGCCGGACAGCGCAAAAAACCCGTCACACCACACATTCAAGATCATCCGGAAGAACGGGGAAGAGCGCTGGGTGGATGCCTCGACAACACAGATACTCTACGATGGCATCCCGGCAGTTATCAGTATTCACGTGGACATGACCGAAGAAAAGCAGGTCATGGACCGGCTCTTCTGCATGTACCAGGCATTCCACCAATTTGGATCCGATCCCCGGAAAAATATCGGTATAATCACCGCTCTTGCCGGAGAGAAACTGCAAGGGGCAGCTGCATTCTATTGCCGGCTTGAGAAGAACAGCCCCAGGTGTGTCGGGCAATGGAACTTCCCGGGCGACAGGGATGAGAAGGAACGCCTCATCAACCGGGTATGTGCAGAAATTTCCGTTTGTGGGGAGGATGCGCCGGTCATAATAACCGATCCCTCCCGTCCGGACAGCACAGCAGAGGAATCTGGATCCGGGAACTCTGCCTTTGCTACCTGCGTGGCCAAAGCCGTCAGGATCGGGGAGGATTATTGCGGGGTGCTCTCGGTGCTCTTCCGGGATGCTGTTGTCCTGAAAGAGCCGGACCTCGAATATCTCGCCATCCTTGCAAACGCCGCAGCCATCGAAGACGAGCGGTGGCTGACTCATGAATCTCTCTCGGACAGCATGGAGAAGTACCGGGGGCTTTTCGAGCTGGGAAGCGAAGCTATCTTTCTCATCGACAATGAGACAGGCAGGCTGCTTGAGGCAAACGAAGCTGCAACCGAGATGTACGGGTTCAGCCACGAGGAACTGCTCCAGATGAAGATCGGGGATCTCTCGGCAGATCCGGAGATGGCTCAGGCAGTTACCAGACAGTCGGGATTTGGCAGCATTGCCATTTCCCTGCGCTATCATAAAAAGAAGGATGGCACAGTCTTCCCGGTCGAGATAAACGGGCGGTTCTTTGTCTGGGCAGGAAAGCAGGTCCATGTGGCTGCGATCCATGACATCACGTCCCGCAGGCAGGGGGAGGAGGCGCTCTGCCGGGCCAACAGAAAACTGAATCTCCTCAACAGTATCACCCGGCACGATGTCGCAAACCAGCTCACGGTCCTGCAGGGATATTCCCAGCTTGCACTCCTGAATGAACCCGATCCGGTGATAGCCGATTTTCTTGCAAAGATCGAATCGGTAAGTGAGACGATAGAGAGGCAGATCACCTTCACCGGCATGTACCAGGAGCTCGGGGTGCAGGCTCCCGGTTGGCATAACCTGCACGAAGTTCTCCTGCGGGTCAGGCCAAAGGATATACTCTTTTCGTGCTCCTGCAGCAACATAGCAATCTATGCCGATCCCATGCTCGAAAAAGTCTTTGCCAACCTCTTTGACAATGCCAGGAGGCATGGGGAGCATGTTTCGCAGATCACCATTCATTGCGAAAGGGCAGGAGAGGAACTCGTCATCTTCGTAGAAGACAACGGGATAGGAATTCCGCTGGACATCAAGCCGAAGATCTTCTTGAAAGGTTTTGGGAAGCACACCGGCTTCGGGCTCTTCTTGGTCCGCGAGATCCTCGCGATTACCGGCATCTCCATCCATGAGACCGGCAGGCACGGGACCGGGGCCCGGTTCGAGATCACGGTGCCAAAAGGCGGATTTAGGGATGAGACCGGCTCACGGAAATGACCGGGGATTACCCGGGCATGGTTCCCCGTCAGTACCCGGCAGCGTAATAGTACCCGCCGGATTCTGTTATCTCCAGCGGTACATCGAAGAGATTCCCGATCATTTTTCCCGTCAGGAGATCACTCTTCGCTCCATCCTTCTCGATTTTGCCGTCTTTCATGAGAACGACCCGGGAGATCTCCGGGATGATGTCGTGGAGATTGTGCGTGACCAGGATGATACCGGTTCCCGACCGGGCGATCTTCCGGATAGTCTGGCGGAACGTGTGCAGGGTATGGAGATCGAGGCTGTTCGTTGGTTCGTCAAGGATGAGTGTCCGGGGGTTGTGGACCAGCGCCCGGCCGATGAGAAAGCGCCGGGCTTCTCCCGAGGACATCTCGGTCATTTTCCGCAACGGGAGATGATCGATCTCAAGAAACGCACAGATCTCATCTGCCTTCTCCTCCATTGCCGGCGTAATCTCCTGGTTGAAGAGCCCGATGCTGGAGAAGAACCCTGACAGGATCACTTCCCTGCCGCTCATCTCCCGGGTGAAGGTGTACTGCAGCTCGTTTGAGACGATCCCGATGGTGGACCGCAGGTCAAAGACATCCCAGACATCAGATCCCCGGATCCGAAAGATCACCGGCTCATCGGAAACCACCGGGTAGAGCTCCCGGGTGATGGTCCTGACCAGCGTTGACTTTCCTGCCCCGTTGGGCCCGAGGATGGCAATGTTCTCGCCCTCACGGACGACAAGAGAGATCCGGTCAAGGGCCCGGGTATTGTCCCGGAATACCGTGACATTCTCAAATTCTATCAGGGGATCTTCTTTTCCATCAGGTTTGTGTGTCATTGTCAGAATCCCTGCGGATGATTCCGCTCTTGCATTGGCGAGTTGCCCGGGCCGGTCATGGGAAAACACCGGAATGTAAATTTTTTATTGACCGCGTTTCCGTATCAGACAGGAAGAGATGCCGGGGAAAGACCCAGGGTCACCTCAAACCTGCACATTCCTTCACTATTGGATGTTGCAAGACTGCCTCCCGCCTGATAGCAGAGCCGTTCCAGGAAATGCCAGGTCTTCTTCTTCTCTGGCACGGAGGTGCCGGGGGTTTCGCCGGCAATGGTGACAACGGCTTCACTTCCCTTCTCTTTTGCATGAATCACAATCCGGCGCGAGCCGGTACCTACCAGTTCTTCGAGAATGTACATCAGGAGATCCGAAAAATGCTCGCGATCAGCAATCGCAAGGATCGGCCGGTTGCCGGTATCGAGGGTGAGATCTACTTCTTCAAGAAGCGGCCGGGCCCCGACCCGGGCAAGGAGCATCTCCACAAAGACCGCATCGTCATCGGCTGAAGCGAGCATATCCTCATCGGAGTTGACCGATACCGAGAGGCCGGTCACCAGGGATCGGATCTGCTCCGAGATCTCGCATTCGGCAAGGTCGCTTGGAGGGCAGAAGCCGCGCAGCAGGGTTGTGTAATCGGAGAGGAGCCGGCTTGCCCTCTGGACGAGCGTGGGATCGATGAACCGGGCCAGTTCATCTTTTTTGAATCCCCGGTCCAGCTTGGCGATGACCTGGCCGGCTTTGAGTGCCAGGTAGATCGAGACGTTTTCACCCCGGTGATGCTCGTCTGAAAAATCCTTGAAGGCTTCAAGGAGTTCATCGATGGCATCGCTGTCGTAATGGGATGCGAGCCTTTCTGCGATCTCGGGCTCGCCCAGTTCCTCCATCACGTACGAGATGTAATAGAGACGCCCGGCGATTATCGTGAAGATCTCGTTCACTTCGTCCATGCAGTCCTCGGCGTATGCCGCAGTCTCCTTTGCCCGTTCGCTGTTCAGCTCGGCGATGTTTGCAAGGGCGAGCGCATCGCTCCTGACACTGGAGAGTATCCGGACGGCATCCGCAGCCGCGAGCACCCGGCCGTGCCCGGGACATACCGTACTGACGCTGCCTTCAGAAAGGATGGCGGTGATGACCGAGAGGGAATGAACGAGTGCCTCCTGGGACCATCCACATAACCCGGCAATCCCGGGATTTGCTGCAAACAGGATATCGCCGATAAAGAGGAGTCCGCCTACCCGGATGCAGATGCTGTCCGGGCTGTGACCTGGGGTATGATAGACTTCAATTTCGGGTCCCGGACCAAACGAGATCCGCTCGCGGACAAGACCGCCTTCAGTCTTCGCACAAATCGTATCCTGGACAACCGTGACTTCGGCCCCGTTGGAGTAGGAGATGCAGACCGGAACTCCGGGGAACTCTCCCCTCTCCCGGGTCAGGAGAGGAAAGCCGGTCTTCATGGGGGAGAGAGAGACCCCGAGAAGATCGCCCTGGGTCAGTTTTCCATCACCGGAATTGAGGGCCTCGGCCCCGCATTCCTGCACCGAGAATACCATGTTTTCAGCATATGCAAACGCGGGGAGATCCCGGGTGCCTATGAAATGATCGATGTGGGCATGGGTGAGGAAGACAAAAACGGGACGGTCGTGTTCAGAACGGCATGTCTCGATGATCCGCAGGAGCTGTGCGGCCTGGTCGGGAAGCCCGCCCGGATCAATGAGCAGGATCACCTCAGGAGTAGTTATGATATAGGAATTGGAGGAGATGGTATCGATCTTCCGTATAAACGGAAAAATTGCGGCCCCGGAAGCTCCTGCAACCGGTTGCCATTCGGAAGGGACGAGCTGGCCGTTACCAGCCGGCAAGGGCCTCTCCCTCAGAAGAATAGATAGAGAATATCGATGTGAACCCGGCGAGTTTGAGGATCTTGAGGACTTCGGGAGTCAGGTTGGCAAGGCCGAACCGGTCCGCCGGCCCTTTGAGCTTCTTTGCTGCTGCCAGGAGTACCCGCAGCCCGCCGCTGCTGATATAGCTGACACCGGAAAAGTTCAGGAGGATTCTGCGGTGCCCGAGATCGATCTCCTTGTTGATTGCCTGTTCAAGTGCCGGGGCTGTTGCGGTGTCGATCCTTCCGGTGAGGGTGAGGATCGTTCCTTTTTCCTGGGTAGATGATGAAATCTCCATGTGAATCCCACTGAAGTTTAATAATAATCTGCTGTGAATGTCGGCGTTGTAAAAAGATAATCCTATCCATACACCCCACACGGAAAACAGGCAGACGGGAGACTATTAAATTAATGGATGTTTAATGCGATATAGAGAAGAGAGCAATGGCATCCGAGATCCTTTCATCATGGTTCATCCGCCTCCAGCTGATCGGTGTCAGGTTTCTCGCCGCCTGCATACCTGCGCGGAGAAAGTCCTTTTATGACATTCGGGATCCCCATTCGTTCCTGAAGGTCCGGATCCAGCCCCATTTCCTGCCAGATACCATCACGCGGGTCGTGAGATTCGATAGCACGCTGATCGCGATTTCCGGAGTCTGATCCCCATGAACAATTCGTTTACCCTGACGATCAAACCGGATCTCAATGAGATCCCCGTGATCTCAACGGCTCTTGAGGACGTGATGAAGAACCATTCCTTCAAGGACGAGGAGATCCTTGATACCCAGCTTGCCGTGGAGGAGGCGATAACCAACGCGATCGTGCACGGGTATCACGAGACAGGGACAGAGGGAGAGATCGCTATCCGGTGCCAAGCGACAAAGGGAATCGTGGAGATCCAGATCGAGGATACGGCACCACCCTTCGATCCGCTCTCCCTGCCTGAGCCGGACCTGACGAGCGATATCGACGACCGGCAGATTGGGGGTCTTGGGATCTTCTTAATCCGGCAGGTGATGGACGAGATCGTGTACCGGTATGAAAAAAATAAAAATATTCTTGTTCTTGTCAAGCGCAGACCGGCGGAATCGTAATACTCATATCTCCCGCGCAATATCCTGGATATAGGAGACCCCGATCTTTGCCTTCCGGAGCCGGGTGGAATCGAGCAGGTGGCGCATGTCCACGAATTCCCCGTCGGTTACAATCTTTTTTACCTGCGTGTTGAGATCGAGGGAGGCATTGTACGGGATGTTCCGGAAGACAACGCCATGGTTGTGGAGGTACATCTCTTTTGCCGCGCCCTTGTTCAGGGGATTTGCATAATACAGGGATGCGAGATCTTCTTCCCTGAAGAACGAGAGATCGCTTGCCAGGTCGAGTCCTATCCCGAAACCAACGAGCGTGTCCCCTTTGTAGGGCGATGCGGTCTCCGAAGCCAACCATTCATGGACATGGGAAGGGGCCATGATCGACTGCCCGTCCTTCGGGGCCGAACTGGCAACAGGAGATTTTTTGAGACCGGAACTGGCAAGACCGGAAAGAACCCCCCAGAACGTCACGGCCACGATCCCGTGATAACTCCGGACCCGGCCCTTTGCGGAGGAGAAGATGATCCGGTAGATGTCCGAGACGGAGACCCCTTTCGGATCCGCTGCATCCAGCGTGTAATACTCATTGAAGGGACCGTCGAGAGTGATGTTATACCCGGTATAGACCGGCACATCCCCGCCGGCAGTGTCAAGAGGCGTTAAGAAATCAGGGGTGTTGTTGCCATCGGTCGGGAGCCAGACCATGGAGCCGTGGAGGGTGATCATCTCGCCAAGGAGCTGCATGGCATCAGCCTTGTCGGCGCCAAGAGCGCCAAGGCCCAGGGAGTACGTGACTTCCGAGAATTTCTTCTCCTTCACATCCTTCTCGGTAAACCGGGAGAACATGACGTTTTTTAGATCCCCCATCACGCGGAGTACCGGGGGGGAAGTCATCCACCCGGGTTCGATCGTCAGGTTCACGCCTTCCCCAACGATCTTCTTGTAGAAGAGCTCGTTGAAAAGCGAGGGGTTTTTCCGCTTGGAAACGATATCGGCAACCGCATCTTCCGGTGTCGGAAAGAGGTCAAAGACCGTGGTGAAACCGGCCATGTCCAGAACTTTTTTCGGATATTCTCCAACACCGGACAGGGCGAGCCGGCCGTTCCTCCGTTTCATCTCGCGCTTTAAGCTGTTGAAGCTCCGGATCCCGCCGCTGCTCAGGTACGGCGAGGCGGTCATGTCCAGGACGAGTTCCCGGTCATCGTCGCTCAATGCTTCCCGGGCCCAGGCATCCAGTTGCTGGGCGCCGAAGGCATCGAGCCTACCGCTCACGTAAAAGATCAAAACTCCCTCTTTCCTCTCGCTCCTCGCTTCCATGGTTGCACGTCTCCTGATGAAGTATTACGTGTCCCGGATTTTTAACATTGGGGTACGCCTGTCGGTATATTGTACGGGATTCCTGAATGGAATTCGGGAGATGAACGTAAATGAGGGAATCAGGAAAAGGGAAAAAGCATTGAGAGGGAAATTGTTCATGATACCGGAACAGGAGGAGTTCCATCCTGCCGCAGTCCCGGGCCCGGTTTTTTGAAAGGAGAGTATCAGGATCCGGCGGATACAAACGCAAGGAGCGGTGTCCCATTCCTGTCGTACAATCTGAGCTGCCCGGCATTGACCCGGAACTCCGCTGCAATCGCAAGGTCACGGAGATAGAGGCTCTCATTGTCCATCACGCCCGGCGCCGGACAGTATTTCAGCGACGTGACCGGCGGGGAGATATCGATGGCATAGTTGTGGGTTGTATACGTTGCGCTGTAATCATTGCAGCCGGCATTGCCGCCAAGCCGGCCATCCCTGCCGAACCGTACAATTATGACCTGATCGGCGGGTGACAGGTTCCCGCCCGGATTTGCAAGGGATGAAAGCTGCCAGGGGGTTGTTGTCAGGGTGGTCCCGGCTGAAGCCTGGATTGCCGGGATATTCAGGATCACAACCAGCAGGACTGCGCACCCGAGAAGGGCGATGGCGATGTACAAATAGAGGCCCGGCTTCTGCGATTCCCGGCACGGGTTATCTGTATCGGGATCATCCTCCGCATCGTTTGGATCATACGCATAGTCCGCATCTTCCGGATCGGGTCCGTGCTCGCCGGTCATGGTCACACATTGGATGCAGGCGGCATTAACATTTATTGCAGCAGGGAAATTCCGGCCATGATGGGAGAAATCCGGGTGCACATCCGCGATAGGAAAGAGGGAGTAACAAGGTGCGGGGGCTGCTGATCAAGGATTAATTCCCTATCAGCAGAGAGGATGCTAACGGTGAAAAAGCCCTTAAAAAAAATTCTTCTGTCCAGGCCGGCATATACTATTCCCCATTGCCGGGCCCGGAGAATTGATCACATGAAGCTGCCAGGGATGAGAACCGATCTTCGCATATACGCCCTGATTGCCCTGGGCGGATTCCTTGGGGCGGTCCTGCGGTTCCTCATCGATGAACAGATCCCATCGTTCCCCGGGACACTTGTGGTCAATTTCCTCGGCTGTATTGTCATGGGCATGTTCATGTACGAATCGATCTATATCGGGAAATTCAGCCGCGAGACCCGGATTTTTTTTGGTGTGGGCCTGATCGGCGCCTTTACCACATTCTCGGCCCTTGCAGTGCAGAGTTTTGCTTCATCACCCGCAGTTGCAGTCCTGAACATTGCAGCCAATCTCGTACTCGGGCTCTTCGGGATATTTGTCGGCAGGTACATCATCACCTACCAGAGGGGAATCTGATATGGAACCGTTCATGCTCGTGGGATTCGGCGGGGCGATCGGATCGATCTTCCGGTACGAACTGGCAAAACTGCAACCGGTCCGGGGAATTCCGGCAGGAACGGCTCTTGTGAATATCCTGGGCAGTTTTTTATTCTCGCTTGTGGTCTTTGGCACACGTTCACAGGATCTCTACCTGCTTATCGGAGTCGGGGCCCTGGGCGGCTTCACCACGTTCTCGACCTTCTCGTTCGAGACATTCCGGATGCTCGAAGACCAGGATTATCATGCAGTGATCACAAATACACTCATCAATGTTGCCGGCAGCCTTGCGGGAGTTGCCGCTGGATATCTTCTGATCTTGTGGCTCGGGTGAAAGACAAATGCTGACCGATGGCAAACTGTTGCGAATCTACATTGCGGAATCTGCACGTATCGGAGAGAAACC from uncultured Methanoregula sp. harbors:
- a CDS encoding META domain-containing protein, coding for MTGEHGPDPEDADYAYDPNDAEDDPDTDNPCRESQKPGLYLYIAIALLGCAVLLVVILNIPAIQASAGTTLTTTPWQLSSLANPGGNLSPADQVIIVRFGRDGRLGGNAGCNDYSATYTTHNYAIDISPPVTSLKYCPAPGVMDNESLYLRDLAIAAEFRVNAGQLRLYDRNGTPLLAFVSAGS
- a CDS encoding STAS domain-containing protein: MEARSERKEGVLIFYVSGRLDAFGAQQLDAWAREALSDDDRELVLDMTASPYLSSGGIRSFNSLKREMKRRNGRLALSGVGEYPKKVLDMAGFTTVFDLFPTPEDAVADIVSKRKNPSLFNELFYKKIVGEGVNLTIEPGWMTSPPVLRVMGDLKNVMFSRFTEKDVKEKKFSEVTYSLGLGALGADKADAMQLLGEMITLHGSMVWLPTDGNNTPDFLTPLDTAGGDVPVYTGYNITLDGPFNEYYTLDAADPKGVSVSDIYRIIFSSAKGRVRSYHGIVAVTFWGVLSGLASSGLKKSPVASSAPKDGQSIMAPSHVHEWLASETASPYKGDTLVGFGIGLDLASDLSFFREEDLASLYYANPLNKGAAKEMYLHNHGVVFRNIPYNASLDLNTQVKKIVTDGEFVDMRHLLDSTRLRKAKIGVSYIQDIAREI
- a CDS encoding PAS domain S-box protein produces the protein MISILYVDDDPALLSLCQIFLERAGDFRVDTLDSAVEIPRIIKEKQYDAIISDYQMPEMDGITLLKTLRAEGSGIPFVLFTGRGREEVVIEALNNGADFYLQKGGAPKAQFAELAHKVRQAVGKQKTEEDLRASEKRLADIINFLPDPTFAIDRDRKVIAWNRAMEDLTGAGAAEMIGKGKQEYSIPLYGHCRPLLIDLIFEPEDRIAQQYYGIIRENDVLIAETDLPDLKGSPRILMGKASPLYSPDGEIIGSIESIRDITSIKKAERELRSAYEEIAAAEEELRGQFDALAQNERSLRESEARFRQLSETMTASIFVFRKKLLYANPAAEVLTGFSRDELLSMDFWEFVHPDFRNKVKNKGILMPDSAKNPSHHTFKIIRKNGEERWVDASTTQILYDGIPAVISIHVDMTEEKQVMDRLFCMYQAFHQFGSDPRKNIGIITALAGEKLQGAAAFYCRLEKNSPRCVGQWNFPGDRDEKERLINRVCAEISVCGEDAPVIITDPSRPDSTAEESGSGNSAFATCVAKAVRIGEDYCGVLSVLFRDAVVLKEPDLEYLAILANAAAIEDERWLTHESLSDSMEKYRGLFELGSEAIFLIDNETGRLLEANEAATEMYGFSHEELLQMKIGDLSADPEMAQAVTRQSGFGSIAISLRYHKKKDGTVFPVEINGRFFVWAGKQVHVAAIHDITSRRQGEEALCRANRKLNLLNSITRHDVANQLTVLQGYSQLALLNEPDPVIADFLAKIESVSETIERQITFTGMYQELGVQAPGWHNLHEVLLRVRPKDILFSCSCSNIAIYADPMLEKVFANLFDNARRHGEHVSQITIHCERAGEELVIFVEDNGIGIPLDIKPKIFLKGFGKHTGFGLFLVREILAITGISIHETGRHGTGARFEITVPKGGFRDETGSRK
- a CDS encoding CrcB family protein, whose amino-acid sequence is MEPFMLVGFGGAIGSIFRYELAKLQPVRGIPAGTALVNILGSFLFSLVVFGTRSQDLYLLIGVGALGGFTTFSTFSFETFRMLEDQDYHAVITNTLINVAGSLAGVAAGYLLILWLG
- a CDS encoding STAS domain-containing protein encodes the protein MEISSSTQEKGTILTLTGRIDTATAPALEQAINKEIDLGHRRILLNFSGVSYISSGGLRVLLAAAKKLKGPADRFGLANLTPEVLKILKLAGFTSIFSIYSSEGEALAGW
- a CDS encoding ATP-binding cassette domain-containing protein, whose product is MTHKPDGKEDPLIEFENVTVFRDNTRALDRISLVVREGENIAILGPNGAGKSTLVRTITRELYPVVSDEPVIFRIRGSDVWDVFDLRSTIGIVSNELQYTFTREMSGREVILSGFFSSIGLFNQEITPAMEEKADEICAFLEIDHLPLRKMTEMSSGEARRFLIGRALVHNPRTLILDEPTNSLDLHTLHTFRQTIRKIARSGTGIILVTHNLHDIIPEISRVVLMKDGKIEKDGAKSDLLTGKMIGNLFDVPLEITESGGYYYAAGY
- a CDS encoding ATP-binding protein yields the protein MNNSFTLTIKPDLNEIPVISTALEDVMKNHSFKDEEILDTQLAVEEAITNAIVHGYHETGTEGEIAIRCQATKGIVEIQIEDTAPPFDPLSLPEPDLTSDIDDRQIGGLGIFLIRQVMDEIVYRYEKNKNILVLVKRRPAES
- a CDS encoding MBL fold metallo-hydrolase, translated to MPAGNGQLVPSEWQPVAGASGAAIFPFIRKIDTISSNSYIITTPEVILLIDPGGLPDQAAQLLRIIETCRSEHDRPVFVFLTHAHIDHFIGTRDLPAFAYAENMVFSVQECGAEALNSGDGKLTQGDLLGVSLSPMKTGFPLLTRERGEFPGVPVCISYSNGAEVTVVQDTICAKTEGGLVRERISFGPGPEIEVYHTPGHSPDSICIRVGGLLFIGDILFAANPGIAGLCGWSQEALVHSLSVITAILSEGSVSTVCPGHGRVLAAADAVRILSSVRSDALALANIAELNSERAKETAAYAEDCMDEVNEIFTIIAGRLYYISYVMEELGEPEIAERLASHYDSDAIDELLEAFKDFSDEHHRGENVSIYLALKAGQVIAKLDRGFKKDELARFIDPTLVQRASRLLSDYTTLLRGFCPPSDLAECEISEQIRSLVTGLSVSVNSDEDMLASADDDAVFVEMLLARVGARPLLEEVDLTLDTGNRPILAIADREHFSDLLMYILEELVGTGSRRIVIHAKEKGSEAVVTIAGETPGTSVPEKKKTWHFLERLCYQAGGSLATSNSEGMCRFEVTLGLSPASLPV
- the crcB gene encoding fluoride efflux transporter CrcB translates to MKLPGMRTDLRIYALIALGGFLGAVLRFLIDEQIPSFPGTLVVNFLGCIVMGMFMYESIYIGKFSRETRIFFGVGLIGAFTTFSALAVQSFASSPAVAVLNIAANLVLGLFGIFVGRYIITYQRGI